From the Candidatus Delongbacteria bacterium genome, one window contains:
- a CDS encoding glycosyltransferase family 4 protein yields the protein MASTRSLRILIVSERFHPEEFRINDLARDWVARGHRVEVLTQVPSYPRGELPPGWVNRPVAAEAWEGLRIRRVRTVTGYAASLRRKLWNYLSFALRGSLAALAHGGRPDVVFSYNTGPLTSVLPAVVLARWRRVPLVIWTQDLWPDSVWAYGFRRTPLREALLNGFVRGCYRPARRVLVSCAGFRAALAPHLPAGLPVDFVPNWAETLAEAEPDPRLAEPGCLQLTFAGNLGKVQNLDRVLSAFAALPAPVRATLRLNFVGDGSHAAALRKRVEVEAIPGVRFWGRVPAAAMPALYAASDGLLVPLDDQPIFHLTVPAKFQTCLAAGRPILAIAGGELQRLVEQEGLGLTAPPGDVEGIRRTLEAFTRLDPAERRAMGGRGRALLRRDYDRQDLLDRLNLVLQQAAGRA from the coding sequence ATGGCCTCCACCCGATCCCTGCGAATCCTCATCGTCAGCGAGCGCTTCCACCCGGAGGAGTTCCGCATCAACGATCTGGCCCGGGACTGGGTGGCGCGCGGCCATCGGGTGGAGGTGCTGACCCAGGTCCCCAGCTACCCGCGTGGCGAGCTTCCGCCCGGCTGGGTGAACCGCCCCGTGGCCGCCGAGGCCTGGGAGGGCCTGCGCATCCGCCGGGTGCGCACGGTGACGGGCTACGCCGCCAGCCTGCGCCGCAAACTCTGGAACTACCTCTCCTTCGCCCTGCGCGGCAGCCTGGCCGCGCTGGCGCACGGCGGCCGGCCCGACGTGGTCTTCTCCTACAACACCGGGCCGCTGACCAGCGTCCTGCCCGCGGTGGTGCTGGCCCGCTGGCGCCGCGTGCCGCTGGTGATCTGGACCCAGGATCTCTGGCCGGACAGCGTCTGGGCCTACGGCTTCCGCCGCACGCCCCTGCGCGAGGCCCTGCTGAACGGTTTCGTGCGTGGCTGCTACCGGCCCGCCCGCCGCGTGCTGGTCTCCTGCGCGGGCTTTCGCGCCGCCCTGGCTCCGCACCTGCCTGCCGGGCTGCCGGTGGACTTCGTGCCCAACTGGGCGGAGACCCTGGCCGAGGCGGAGCCGGATCCACGCTTAGCCGAGCCCGGCTGCCTGCAGCTCACCTTCGCCGGCAACCTGGGCAAGGTCCAGAACCTGGACCGTGTGCTGAGCGCCTTCGCGGCGTTGCCAGCGCCCGTCCGCGCGACCCTGCGGTTGAACTTCGTCGGGGACGGCTCCCACGCCGCCGCCCTGCGGAAGCGCGTGGAAGTGGAGGCCATCCCGGGCGTGCGCTTCTGGGGCCGCGTGCCCGCCGCCGCCATGCCGGCACTCTACGCGGCCAGCGACGGCCTGTTGGTGCCCCTGGACGACCAGCCGATCTTCCACCTGACCGTGCCAGCCAAATTCCAGACCTGTCTGGCGGCGGGCCGACCCATCCTGGCGATCGCGGGCGGCGAACTCCAGCGCCTGGTGGAGCAGGAAGGCCTCGGTCTCACGGCGCCCCCCGGCGACGTGGAGGGCATCCGCCGGACCCTCGAGGCCTTCACGCGCCTGGACCCCGCCGAGCGCCGGGCCATGGGCGGGCGCGGCCGGGCCCTGCTGCGGCGCGACTACGATCGACAAGACCTGCTGGACCGGCTGAACCTCGTGTTACAACAAGCGGCGGGGCGGGCATGA
- a CDS encoding GNAT family N-acetyltransferase, with protein MSWTWTELPLPLGEEAARAWERLTEQAPHPHIQSTAWWMEAWVRQFAPQQSRLLAFQQGGEWRALLPVVRRRERDPHCPLAHRVLCNGGDGFSDSLPLAVAPGDQAALEQVAAWLERAGRHVHEARLAPLIEGTPAFPLAELLEARGWECGRVEGNPLLDLRAGWEALEARVGKNLRHDVAKKKRRLAEAGLEPELQLEQTCTPALLEELRELARRRWQSEGHKSSFLDPARCAFIGTVGTLATERGEFACFCARRSGRLVAYRLGFLHGGAFFDWITSYDPELFPYSIGKLVLWDSIRQLGALGVERLDFMAGEEDYKLKWDPVVRPMLRCRRLRPGPVNLLRAGVRAASRWKSTWRT; from the coding sequence ATGAGCTGGACCTGGACTGAGCTTCCCCTGCCTCTGGGGGAGGAAGCGGCCCGCGCCTGGGAGCGGCTGACGGAGCAGGCGCCGCATCCGCACATCCAGTCCACGGCCTGGTGGATGGAAGCCTGGGTCCGGCAGTTCGCCCCCCAGCAGAGCCGCCTGCTGGCCTTTCAGCAGGGCGGGGAGTGGCGCGCTCTGCTGCCCGTGGTGCGCCGACGCGAGCGCGATCCGCACTGCCCGCTGGCCCATCGCGTGCTCTGCAACGGCGGCGACGGGTTCTCGGACAGCCTGCCCCTGGCCGTCGCTCCCGGCGATCAGGCGGCGCTGGAACAGGTGGCCGCCTGGCTGGAGCGGGCCGGCCGCCATGTCCACGAGGCGCGGCTGGCGCCGTTGATCGAGGGCACGCCCGCCTTTCCGTTGGCCGAACTTCTGGAAGCGCGCGGCTGGGAGTGCGGGCGCGTGGAGGGCAACCCGCTGCTGGACCTGCGGGCAGGCTGGGAAGCGCTGGAAGCCCGCGTGGGCAAGAATCTGCGCCACGACGTGGCCAAGAAGAAGCGCCGGCTGGCGGAGGCGGGCCTCGAGCCCGAGCTGCAACTCGAACAGACTTGCACGCCCGCCCTGCTGGAGGAGCTGCGCGAGCTGGCCCGGCGCCGCTGGCAATCCGAGGGCCACAAGAGTTCCTTCCTGGACCCCGCCCGCTGCGCCTTCATCGGGACCGTGGGCACACTGGCCACGGAACGCGGCGAATTCGCCTGTTTCTGCGCCCGGCGTTCCGGCCGCCTGGTGGCCTACCGCCTGGGCTTCCTGCACGGCGGCGCTTTCTTCGATTGGATCACCAGCTACGACCCGGAGCTCTTTCCCTACAGCATCGGCAAGCTCGTGCTCTGGGACAGCATCCGGCAGCTCGGCGCGCTGGGCGTGGAGCGGCTGGATTTCATGGCGGGCGAAGAGGACTACAAGCTCAAGTGGGATCCCGTGGTTCGACCCATGCTGCGCTGCCGCCGGCTGCGGCCCGGGCCAGTCAATCTGCTGCGCGCCGGCGTGCGCGCCGCCAGCCGTTGGAAGTCCACATGGCGGACCTGA
- a CDS encoding bi-domain-containing oxidoreductase: protein MKQVFKTKEQRMLVREVPRPQAAAGQVLVLNEFSLISAGTETGGLVLPGDLRGQLRVRQDLLRKGLKAIRHNTLRDLLRKAAHVDNIAGAVGYSTAGRVLALGQGVHDLQPGDRVACAGSGIAAHAEVVAVPRLLVAPVPDDVPSRDAAWATVASIALQGIRQGAPALGETVVVTGLGLIGLLSVQMLAAAGCRVLGLDLLPGRLELARRCGAEQALLADDPGVEEAVQRLSGGVGADLVLLTAGTSSSAPLRQAMSLARKRGRVVVVGAVGLELPRSPFYEKEVELRIACSYGPGRYDPDYEQRGRDYPPAFARWTENRNLQAVLELMRSGRLRPALLEPRIYPIEQAVAAFDGIKAAPETHLAVMLEYPALAEEAPTPLPALSVSGGRLGLAVIGAGGFCARVHLPTLAALADVELRGLVSRGGFTAGKLATEFKVPWSGTDPTALLADPGTQAVLIATRHDSHAQLALRALAAGKHVFVEKPAAIRLDEIEALRQALAGSPLLFCVGYNRRFAPLARRLKAGLDAGGEPLVLSYRVNAGRIPATSWVQVRSEGGGRLIGEGCHFIDFCSFLAGAQPEEAQVRVLPARPGPGGVADQYAVTLAYPDGSLAQIQYVSEGSRGLEKERIEAHAAGASWVLEDFRRLTRHDAQGGSKSWDEADKGHAAGLQAFVRAALGQGPPPMSVEEALGASEWAIALQDWLDGDNGESPC, encoded by the coding sequence GTGAAGCAGGTCTTCAAGACCAAGGAGCAGCGCATGCTGGTGCGCGAGGTGCCACGCCCCCAGGCGGCGGCGGGCCAGGTGCTGGTGTTGAACGAGTTCAGCCTGATCAGCGCCGGCACGGAGACCGGCGGGCTGGTCCTGCCTGGCGACCTGCGCGGCCAGCTGCGCGTGCGCCAGGACCTGCTGCGCAAGGGCCTGAAGGCCATCCGCCACAACACCCTGCGCGACCTGCTGCGCAAGGCCGCCCACGTGGACAACATCGCCGGGGCGGTGGGCTACAGCACGGCGGGCCGCGTGCTGGCGTTGGGACAGGGCGTGCACGATCTGCAGCCCGGGGATCGCGTGGCCTGCGCGGGGTCGGGGATCGCGGCCCACGCCGAGGTGGTGGCCGTGCCGCGCCTGCTGGTGGCCCCGGTTCCCGACGACGTGCCCAGCCGGGACGCCGCTTGGGCCACGGTGGCCAGCATCGCCCTGCAGGGCATCCGCCAGGGTGCTCCGGCCCTGGGTGAGACCGTGGTGGTCACCGGCCTGGGCCTGATCGGCCTGCTCAGCGTGCAGATGCTGGCCGCTGCCGGCTGCCGCGTCCTGGGCCTGGATCTGCTGCCCGGGCGGCTGGAGCTGGCCCGGCGCTGCGGCGCCGAACAGGCCCTGCTGGCCGACGATCCCGGCGTGGAGGAGGCCGTGCAGCGCCTGAGCGGAGGCGTGGGCGCCGACCTGGTCCTGCTCACCGCGGGCACTTCGTCCAGCGCTCCCCTGCGCCAGGCCATGTCGCTGGCGCGCAAGCGGGGCCGGGTGGTGGTGGTGGGCGCCGTGGGACTGGAGCTGCCGCGCAGCCCGTTCTACGAAAAGGAGGTGGAGCTGCGCATCGCCTGCTCCTACGGGCCGGGCCGCTACGACCCGGATTACGAGCAGCGCGGGCGCGACTACCCGCCGGCCTTCGCCCGCTGGACGGAGAACCGCAACCTGCAGGCCGTGCTGGAGCTGATGCGCAGCGGCCGCCTGCGGCCCGCCCTGCTGGAGCCGCGGATCTATCCCATCGAGCAGGCCGTCGCCGCCTTCGACGGCATCAAGGCCGCCCCGGAGACCCATCTGGCGGTGATGCTGGAGTATCCCGCGTTGGCCGAGGAGGCGCCGACGCCCCTGCCGGCGCTGAGCGTGAGCGGCGGGCGGCTGGGCCTGGCCGTGATCGGGGCCGGCGGCTTCTGCGCCCGCGTGCATCTGCCCACCCTAGCCGCCCTGGCCGACGTGGAGTTGCGCGGGCTGGTGTCCCGCGGCGGCTTCACGGCAGGCAAGTTGGCCACCGAGTTCAAGGTCCCCTGGTCGGGCACGGACCCGACGGCCCTGCTGGCGGATCCGGGCACCCAGGCCGTGCTCATCGCCACGCGCCACGATAGCCACGCCCAGCTGGCCCTGCGCGCCCTGGCCGCGGGCAAGCACGTCTTCGTGGAGAAGCCCGCCGCCATCCGGCTGGACGAGATCGAGGCGCTGCGCCAGGCCCTGGCCGGCAGCCCGCTGCTGTTCTGCGTGGGCTACAACCGCCGCTTCGCGCCCCTGGCCCGGCGCTTGAAGGCGGGACTGGACGCAGGCGGCGAACCGCTTGTCCTCAGCTACCGCGTGAACGCCGGGCGCATCCCGGCCACGTCCTGGGTGCAGGTCCGCTCGGAGGGCGGCGGCCGGCTGATCGGCGAGGGCTGCCACTTCATCGACTTCTGCTCCTTTTTGGCCGGCGCGCAGCCGGAGGAGGCCCAGGTGCGGGTCCTGCCCGCCCGGCCCGGGCCGGGCGGCGTCGCCGACCAGTACGCGGTCACGCTGGCCTATCCGGACGGCAGCCTGGCGCAGATCCAATATGTGAGCGAGGGCAGCCGGGGCCTGGAGAAGGAGCGGATCGAGGCCCACGCCGCCGGCGCGTCCTGGGTGCTGGAGGACTTCCGGCGCCTGACCCGGCACGACGCCCAGGGGGGATCCAAGTCCTGGGACGAGGCGGACAAGGGTCACGCCGCCGGACTGCAGGCCTTCGTGCGCGCCGCGCTGGGCCAGGGTCCGCCGCCCATGAGCGTGGAAGAGGCCCTGGGAGCCAGCGAGTGGGCCATCGCCTTGCAGGACTGGCTGGACGGCGACAACGGGGAGTCCCCATGCTGA